GAgtttccaggtggctcactggtgaagaatctgactgccaaagcaggagatgcaggggacacaagaaacatgagtttgacccctgggtcgggaagataccctgaagtaggaaatggtagcccactccagtattcttgcctgggaaactccacggacagaggagcctggctggctacagtccatggggtcgcacagagttggacacgactgagtgagcacacacgtGCATCATATGTAAGTGAGGCTATGGCTGTTTTGAGAAGAAAAGGTAACATGAAACTAACATCAGTTTAATACTGGAGTAGCTTTTATTTCCAGGAGAGGACCCGCATGGTACAGAGAGAGAGCATGATGGAGACTGCTCGTGGGGCATACAGCCTCTCCTCTGTGATTCAGCACCTAGTATGTGTGTTCGTATATGTGTGCACTCATGTCTGTGTGGTAAAGCAAAAGTATCAGAGTAAATCTAATTCAGATGCTGTTCAGCCTGAATAACACTCCTCTTAGAGGTGTTATCTTCCCACTCTCAGTGACTTATATCAAAGCATCTCCCAACTACCTTTAATAGTGACTCATTCAATGTACTGGTAAATGAAATACTTTTGTTCTTATATCCTCCGGGATGTTTTAATACTCCAGATACTTTATTTCTCAATGGAGACTGAAATCATAGGCAATTTCCTGACCCTTAATTCAGGTTTTGTCTCTTTGTCTGTAGTTATATTTTtactggagaatcacatggacagaggagcctggcaggttacagtccattgggtcacaagaatcagacatgacttagcaactaaaccaccattttatacacacacacacacacatatatatatatatatataaaactggatCACTTTTCTATATGCCTGAAGCTagcacaacactataaatcacctataattcaataaaaacaaaaagaaggaaaaaaggaaaaaagaatgcagtCCAGACAACACCTTGATTACAGCCTTGTGAGAACCCAATTAAGCTATGCTTTAAATCCCAACCCACAGAAACTATTAGATAATAAATACTCATTACTGTATTAATAAGCCTCTAAGTTTGTAGTAATCCATCATGCAGTACAGAAAGTAAATACTGTCCCTATTGGTTATGTTTGTATTATAGAATTAGATACGAGGTATAAATGGAGTCAGGGTCCTTtcatagaaaatttggaaatgagACTAAAGTTTTCAGTCTCAGGCTGGGCTTGTGTCTTGAGCAGAGGAAATTTAGCAGGAGTTGTGAAGAAGTAAtcactgtaagagggttcccttttctccacaccctctccagcatttattgcttgtagacttttggatagcagccatcctgactggcgtgtaatggtacctcattgtggttttgatttgcatttctctgatgatgagtgatgttgagcatcttttcatgtgcttgttagccatccctatgtcttctttggagaaatgtctgtttagttctttggcccattttttgattgggtcatttatttttctggaattgagctgcaagagttgcttgtatatttttgagattaatcctttgtctgtttcttcgtttgctattattttctcccaatctgagggctgtcttttcaccttgcttatagtttcctttgttgtgcaaaagcttttaagttgcattaggtcccatttgtttagttttgcttttatttccaatattctgggaggtgggtcatagaggatcctgctgtgatttatgttggagagtgttttgcctctgttctcctctaggagttttatagtttctggtcttacatttagatctttaatccattttgagtttatttttgtgtatggtgttacattgttggtgggaatgcaaattagtacagctgctacggaaaacagtgtggagatttcttaaaaaaactggaaatagaactgccatatgaggggcatacacaccaaggaaaccagatctgaaagagacacatgcaccccaatgttcatcgcagcactgtttataatagccaggacatggaagcaacctaggtgcccatcagcagacgaatggataaggaagctgtggtacatatacaccatggaatattactcagccattaaaaagaattcatttgaatcacttctaatgagatggatgaaactggagcccattatacagagtgaagtaagccagaaagataaagaacattacagcatactaacacatatatatggaatttagaaagatggtaatgataaccctatattcaagacagaaaaagagacacagatgtatagaacagacttttggactctgtgggagaaggcgagggtgggatgttttgagagaacagcattgaaacatgtatattatctagggtgaaacagatcaccagcccaggttggatgcatgagacaagtgctcagggctggtgcactgggaagacccagagggagtgggtagagagggaggtgggaggggagatagggatggggaatacatgtaaatccatggctgattcatgtcaatgtatgacaaaacccactacaatagtgtaaagtaattagcctgcaattaataaaaataaatgaaaaaaaaaaaaaagaagtaatcaCTGACAGTTGGAGCTAAGGAGCAGGAAAACTGGTCTACAGAGAGACAGTAAGAGTATCTGagaagaagagaaatgagaagtAGAAAAAGAATTCTTCCGGATTTTCATTTAGCATCCCATTTCTGAGTTTAATCTGTTTAATGTAGATGAGTGGCTTtctgggtgactcagtggtgaagaatctgtctgacaATTCATCAgacgtgtgttcaatccctgaattgggaatattccctggagaaggaaatgacaaccctctctagtattcttgcctgggaaatcacatggacagaggaacctggagagctacagtttatggggccCCCAAAGAGTCTAActctactgagcaactaaaaagcaaacaataatGCAAGCTAACtatgtgaggcgagcagaagtaacgcagcttagattaggagtaggccttcctacttggtaagattatcaggccacctggatacaaccaattagccaattaggaccaattagctttcacttaatactgaccgctggttgccaattaggaaattaggaacggggcagaaacccccaggaaaggCTGGCACGcacgaaagtattgaccaatgaaattgctttgcaaacgtgtcaccaatccgcttctcaccctataaatttgtgtaacagcttgggctcggggctctctgactcgcaccactgcgttggttgcgggtggagagtcctggctcgagtcagtaataaacttcccttcctgcaagttgcattgtcttggaagccttctctcttcccgctcagggattcggacatcgggcataacatttgggggctcgtctggGATCTCTTTACCGGGggaagagaacacttccaggacagaggggaaggatagataatagcaccggtgctcaggaaaactcagggggcccgaaaacccagcaCTGTGTTGTctctgtccgtgtgtttgtctttggctctccatgtttgtgtgtgtgccggcattgtctcaggcaggacaggaagtccagagtaatTCTGGGGCCCTGCTgtaaagcaggaaggtatctggcacaggaagtccagagtaattccggggccctgctgtgaagcaggaaggtatctggcacaggagaaagctttctccaGCTGGCGTAAGGCCGAGGGCAGTGAGCGCGCTGGAAGGCAGCCGGCTCTGTGGGAAGGagagttcctctcctgatccTGAGTCTGgtcagggggcccgaaaacccagcaCTGTGTTGTCGGCCAATGTTTGTCTGTCCATGTGTTTGTCTTCGGCTCTCCGTGTTagtccgtgtttgtgtgtgtgccggcattgtcctactcttttcaggagtttcagtgaacaggcgagCGGTTGTGGGGGCAATTgatgagtcccggccagggctacactCTGGCGGACTCTGAAGGCCCTACAATAAGTGAGCCTCAGTAACTAGAGCCCAACCAGGTGAAACTCTCCTTTCACtacgattgtcagcagctgttgtgggagcgaattctggcagaaGTGCGGAAACGGGTCCCAGGGGCCAacgggaggccaaccgcccagcctcatctagtggacgaggggtttcctctgttgcggcctaactgggattttgagggAGGGGAAGGTAGGGAACATCTctgagtgtaccgccagactctgatGGCTGGCCTGTGGGCCgcagcaagaaagccgacaaatttggcaaaggtaaatttagtaaggcaagagcccactgagagcccggcagccttcctagaAAGGCtaatggaagctttcaggcaatatacacctatggatccccaggctgaggagtcacgtgCTGCAGTTCTGTTAGCGTTTGTAAATCAgacagccccagatattaggaagaaattacaaaagatagagagaTTGGGAGAACAGATGATACAGGATTTattgaaagcagctgaaaaggtatttaataatagggagactccagaagaaagggaagaacgaaTTCGACGGGAGGAAAGAGAATTAGCTGAGAAtatcaggaaggaagatagagaatATAAAACGAGGGAAAACTGGAAGAACTagagggagctagcccagattctttttgcgtGGATAAAagccggaacagaattgagggaacctcgagacccctggacgggagaaaaacagaaaccaaaaaggcaggccctaaagaaagatcagtgcatctactgcaaagaacaggagcactggaaaaacaagtgccctaagagggacctgaggagaggaatgacccagagaaagaaaatctcccctagaactcgagttctatatgtgggggaagacagtgactgggggagtcaagactcggcacccctccccgagtcctgggtaaccatacatgtggaggggaaacctgttggcttcatggtagatactagtgcccaacactctgttttaaataaaaaactgggaccaatgtctaagaaaaccagcttggtgcaagGAGCCACAGGGACAAAAAGATATTATTGGACCACAGAACGAAAAGTAGatctggggacccaccaggtgtcccattcgtttttggtgataccagaatgcccagcccctctacttggaagagacttgttgactaaagttaatgctcagattcATTTTGACCCTGGGAGAATGACGGCCACGaatggacttggacagccgatacatgtcttatccctagccttaagagatgaatacagactttttgcaCCAAAGCCTTCAGAGACTATAGCACTAgatgtacaaccgtgggtccataaaTACCCATTGGCCTGGGCAGAAACGGCAGGAATGGGACTAGCCAAACAGAGACATCTGGTCGTCATCGGGCTAAAGGCTGGggcaactcctgtgagggtgagacagtaccCCATGAGCCAGGAAGTTCGGTGGCGGATCACTTCCCACACTCGACGtctcatggatgccggaattctcaagcggtgccaatccccttggaacacacccttactgccggtgaagaagccaggggggacagattacagacctgtccaagacctgcaagaagtcaacaaacgggtgagtgacatacatcCCATATAAGGGTTATGTCCCTAACCCTTATACCCTCTTGAGCAATTTGCtacctgagtacacttggtatactgtgttggacttgaaagatgcctttttcagcctacccctggcggcccagagccaggagatatttgcttTTGAGTGGAccgagggggaaggccaaccggtaatacaattaacttggacccgcctcccacagggattcaagaactcccctaccttgtttaatgaggctctgagtgaggacctctacgaatatcagacttgccacccagaggtcatcctgctaCAATATGTAGAcaaccttatgttggctggaaccaccgAGGAGGCATGCAACCATGCCACTAGGGACCTCTTACAGACCCTAGGCATCTTGGGGTATCGCGCTAGCccaaagaaggcacaaatagcccggcaagaggtcacctatttggggtataagatcaggcaggggaaaaggtggctaactcaggccatgaaggaaatgatattgcagataccagagcccaagaccccccgccaggtgagagagtttctggggactgttggatattgcagactgtggatcatggggtttgctgagaaggcccggcccttgtatgagggaagtaaagagaccccaaactggacttggactgagccaatgaaacaggctttccagacactcagacaggccctactagaagccccagcccttgccctgcctaacccaaataagccattccagctgtttgtagatgaaaagcaaggaataggaaagggggtcttgacccaacaatggggaccatggaaaCGGCCGGTGGCATACCTTTCGAAGCGATTAGACCCGTTGGCcactgggtggcccccttgccttcgcatcatcgcagccactgccctcctcgtccgcgacactgacaagttgacgtatggacagcaactccTGGTTCACACCAACCACGCCATTGAAGGGGTTTTGAAGCAGCCAccgggtaagtggatctccaatgccTGCTTGATACATTACCAGGCTTTGCTGCTCAATGCCCCACGGGTGcattttcagaccccttgcttcctgaatccGGCCACGCTCTTACCCAACCCAGAGAAAGAccgccctctccatgattgcagcgagatactggctgaggccctggcagcacgaaaagacttaactgatgtacccctagacaacagtgagctagtatggttcatGGATGGGAGTAGCTATGTAAAAGACGGGCAAAGGAAAGCGGGAGCCGCTATAGTTGATGACTCAGGACAGacaatatgggctgagacacttcccccaaa
The nucleotide sequence above comes from Cervus canadensis isolate Bull #8, Minnesota chromosome 29, ASM1932006v1, whole genome shotgun sequence. Encoded proteins:
- the LOC122431443 gene encoding LOW QUALITY PROTEIN: uncharacterized protein LOC122431443 (The sequence of the model RefSeq protein was modified relative to this genomic sequence to represent the inferred CDS: deleted 1 base in 1 codon; substituted 3 bases at 3 genomic stop codons), translating into MVQRESMMETARGAYSLSSVIQHLLLWERILAEVRKRVPGANGRPTAQPHLVDEGFPLLRPNWDFEGGEGREHLXVYRQTLMAGLWAAARKPTNLAKVNLVRQEPTESPAAFLERLMEAFRQYTPMDPQAEESRAAVLLAFVNQTAPDIRKKLQKIERLGEQMIQDLLKAAEKVFNNRETPEEREERIRREERELAENIRKEDREYKTRENWKNXRELAQILFAWIKAGTELREPRDPWTGEKQKPKRQALKKDQCIYCKEQEHWKNKCPKRDLRRGMTQRKKISPRTRVLYVGEDSDWGSQDSAPLPESWVTIHVEGKPVGFMVDTSAQHSVLNKKLGPMSKKTSLVQGATGTKRYYWTTERKVDLGTHQVSHSFLVIPECPAPLLGRDLLTKVNAQIHFDPGRMTATNGLGQPIHVLSLALRDEYRLFAPKPSETIALDVQPWVHKYPLAWAETAGMGLAKQRHLVVIGLKAGATPVRVRQYPMSQEVRWRITSHTRRLMDAGILKRCQSPWNTPLLPVKKPGGTDYRPVQDLQEVNKRVSDIHPIKGYVPNPYTLLSNLLPEYTWYTVLDLKDAFFSLPLAAQSQEIFAFEWTEGEGQPVIQLTWTRLPQGFKNSPTLFNEALSEDLYEYQTCHPEVILLQYVDNLMLAGTTEEACNHATRDLLQTLGILGYRASPKKAQIARQEVTYLGYKIRQGKRWLTQAMKEMILQIPEPKTPRQVREFLGTVGYCRLWIMGFAEKARPLYEGSKETPNWTWTEPMKQAFQTLRQALLEAPALALPNPNKPFQLFVDEKQGIGKGVLTQQWGPWKRPVAYLSKRLDPLATGWPPCLRIIAATALLVRDTDKLTYGQQLLVHTNHAIEGVLKQPPGKWISNACLIHYQALLLNAPRVHFQTPCFLNPATLLPNPEKDRPLHDCSEILAEALAARKDLTDVPLDNSELVWFMDGSSYVKDGQRKAGAAIVDDSGQTIWAETLPPNTSAQRAELIALMQALEQAKEKRVTIFIDSXYAFGTAHIQGPIYQERGFQTAEGKEVKNLPEIHRLLEAVQLPWAVAIVHVPGHQKGEDPKARDNCATDAAAREAASRDYTVPILAVGLPPPGMGTLPPVPEYSLPDLAWINEDTTLQKDDKDGWKQRFGSPKCGATRRAKYLRYG